One window of the Candidatus Goldiibacteriota bacterium HGW-Goldbacteria-1 genome contains the following:
- a CDS encoding DNA alkylation repair protein, with protein MNAENLIKLVKSRLNKCADNKYREVHEKSIMVNAKKIIGARLPVINTLAAEVYREIQNLKIDEIFKLSDALISSGIYDVRKTGIEVILKAKKRFEKRHFVYVDRWVKEELEDWGDCDSLGNHLSAEFLFRFPELLPKILKWADSKKFIVRRAACVTFIVPGKKGMYLKEILGLSKKLMNDPHPLVLKGYGWALKEASKKHQKEVFDFVFVNRRIMPRTALRYAIEKMPEKLRKMAMGK; from the coding sequence ATGAACGCTGAAAATCTTATAAAATTGGTCAAAAGCCGCCTTAACAAATGCGCGGATAATAAATACAGGGAAGTTCACGAAAAATCAATTATGGTTAATGCCAAAAAAATCATCGGCGCAAGGCTGCCTGTAATAAACACGCTTGCCGCCGAAGTTTACCGTGAAATACAAAATCTTAAAATAGATGAAATTTTTAAACTGTCAGACGCTTTGATTTCTTCCGGGATTTACGATGTAAGAAAAACAGGCATTGAAGTGATATTGAAGGCAAAGAAAAGATTCGAAAAAAGGCATTTCGTATATGTTGACAGGTGGGTTAAAGAAGAACTGGAAGACTGGGGTGACTGTGATTCCCTTGGTAATCACCTGTCAGCGGAATTTTTATTCAGGTTTCCGGAACTTCTGCCAAAAATTTTAAAATGGGCAGACAGCAAAAAATTTATAGTAAGGCGCGCCGCGTGCGTTACTTTTATAGTGCCCGGTAAAAAGGGGATGTACTTAAAGGAAATACTTGGGCTTTCAAAAAAACTTATGAATGACCCGCATCCGCTTGTGCTTAAAGGCTACGGCTGGGCGTTAAAGGAAGCATCCAAGAAACATCAGAAGGAAGTTTTTGATTTTGTGTTTGTTAACCGACGCATAATGCCAAGGACGGCATTAAGATATGCCATAGAAAAGATGCCGGAAAAATTAAGAAAAATGGCTATGGGAAAGTAA